Part of the Hippocampus zosterae strain Florida unplaced genomic scaffold, ASM2543408v3 HiC_scaffold_275, whole genome shotgun sequence genome, CTTGCGGATGTCCATGGGGTCGATGTAACCCTTCGGAAACAGCATCGGCTCTTTCAGGAGCTTGCCCACAGCGTGGAACTGTGCCTTCTTCTCGTGGCCGCCGAGGTTGCCCAGCTCGGGAGTCAGGGGCTCAGTGATCCTGAAATCAGGGATCTTAACGACCGTCTTGCTGGGGTCGATGAGGGTAGCGGGGTCGAGCCGCCCCATGACCTTGCGGTCGAGCACCTCCCAGCGGGGGCTGAAGGTGACCACCCAATAGAGAGCGGGACCGGTCACGACCATGTCCTTGCCGCAGCAGAGCATTAAGATTGGGATCAAAGTCCGTTGTAGACCATCCACTCCTGCGACTTGTTGGAGGGGGCCTTCTTCTGGAGCTGGAGGACGGCTTCGTCCTTCACTCCGATCACCAGGCTGCTGTCCTTCAGTGTCAGGAACGTCTTCTCCATGTTGTGCGCCACCGTCAGGTTCCAGAGCTGCTGCGGTGAGTAGTCGATCGCCGCCAGCTCGAGCGGAGTGCCTGGCTCCAGACGCTGCCCCTTGGGCTGGACGACCAGTCCGTTGGTGAAGGACTGGATGAGATACCCGCCCTCGACCTTCTGGGCAGTGAAGCGCTGAGCGTTGGAGTTGTCAATGGCCGCGAGGACGAGAGAGTTGTCGGGCGCGACCTGGATGGACTTGAGCAGCTTATGGTTTTCGAAGATACAGGTGTCCTTGAGGTCGCCCCTGAAGTCGAGGAGGATCTGGCTGCCGTGCTTGGTGGTGATTTTGTAGGCGACGCCGTAGTTGTTGCTGCTGGTGGACTTGATGGTGGGCTCGCGCTCGACGTAGGTCTGGCGCGGCTGGCGGGAGGAGAGGGCGGCGGGGTAGTGCACGATCTGCCGCTCGTAGGGCACGTACTCCACCTTCTTCCGGATCACCTCCTGTGGGATGTACTCCACCTTCTTCTCGGTCTCGTAGTCCAGCTCGTACTCGGTGATGTGCTCCACCGTGTAGTAGTCCGTGACCACCCGCTCCACCGGCCGCCGCCCACGCCGCACCACTGTGTCGTACTCCGTCGACACCACCTCCCGCGGCACGCGCTCCACCTTCTCGATGGCCTGGGTGTCGAAGGCGGTGGTGTAGTAGGGCACGTACTCGATCGTCGTTTCGGGGGGAGGGGCGTGGACGGGGCAGTCGATTTCGATGGGGGGGAGGACGCACTCGGGGCACTGGGTGGAGAAGTAGGCGGGGTTGCCTTCCCGGAGGCTGGGGCGGTCCATCGTTATGAATAATTTCGTTGACGGTCACCTTCATTTCTTGCCCTGGTTCTTGACGCTGTCCATCTTCTCCTTGAGCACCTCGGGGTCCTCCAGGTAGTAGTGCTTCAGCGGCCGCAGCTGCTCGTCGAACTCGTACACCAGCGGGATCGCAGTCGGGATGTTCAGCTCCACAATGTCTGCGTCGCTGATCCCGTCCAAGTGCTTCACGATCGCCCGCAGCGAGTTGCCGTGCGCCACCACGAGGAGGTTCTTGCCCGCTTTAATCGACTGCGTGAGCTCCTGCTCCCAGAGGGGCAGCACCCTATCGATGGTCAGCTTCAGGCTCTCGGTCAGGGGCAGCTTCGCGGGGTCGACCCCCCGGTACTTGATGTCCTGGTGGGGGCAGCGGGCGTCGGAGGGCTCGAGGGCCGGGGGCGGGATGTCGAAACTGCGGCGCCAAATCTTGACCTGCTCTTCGCCGTGCTTTTCCGCGGTTTCCTTTTTGTTGAGGCCCTGGAGGGCACCGTAATGCCTTTCGTTAAGGCGCCAGTCCTTGACGACCGGCAGGTAGTGGCAGTCCATCTCCTCGGCAGCGTAGTTGTAGGTCTGGATGGCCCGGGACAGCACCGAGGTGTAGATCAGGTCGAACTTGAAGCCGTTCTGGGCCAGCTTCTGCCCAGCGTCCTTGGCCTCCTGGATGCCCTTGGGGGTAAGCTTGACGTCGGTCCAGCCGGTGAAGCGGTTCTGGAGGTTCCAAGTGGACTCGCCGTGGCGCATGAAGACGACCCGGAACCTGGCCTGCGTGCAGAAGGTCCTGCCAACTCGGCGCATTATTGATGTATCCAGCGAATCAAGCCCCGCCGGATCCTTTTTCGCAAATAAAAAGATATGTCTTCGAAAGCCAAGCCCAAGCCCTCCACCAAGAGCCAGGTCCTCCCCGCCAGGGAGCGGCTCACCCCGCAGGAGGTCGACGAGCTCAAGGCCACCTTCGACCTCTTCGACGAGGACGGCAGCGGCACCATCGACCCAGTCGAAATCCAGAAGATCCTGGCGGACCTGGGGCTGGACCGGCGCAACCCCATCGTGTTCCAGATGATCACGGACCTGCAGGAGACCAACCGGCAGCTGAACTTCGAGGACTTCATGAACATTATCTGCGAGCGGCTGGGGGACACCAAGACCCGTTACGGCCTGCAGAAGCTGTACAACCTCTACGACACGGACCAGAGTGGGCTCATCGACTTCGATAAGATCCGGGCCGTGGCCAAGGAGCTGGGCGAGACCATGAACGACGACGAGATCAGGGAGATGATGCACCACGTGCACGTCCTCAACGACACTGAGTCCAACGAGGGCTTCACCTTCGACGAGTTCTACACCGTCGTCACCAAAAAGAAATATTGATTGACATCCCCATTTTTAGCACCCCCATTCCGCCATGCAGCCCCTCGGCCCCGACCCCGGCCCAGACCCCGACCCTGAGCCTGAGCCCGACTTCGCCTTCCTCGAGGCCCCCCCGCCTCTCACCGACCAGTCCTTCCTCAGCCAGCTTTCCAACACCAGAGCCGCAGCTCGCCACCTGCTCTCCGTACTGTCTGACCAACGCTTAATCAACGATCGCTGTCGGGAAATTGAGCATCTTAGCGAACTCGCTCTACGCGGAGAACGGTTCGCCCGAGAGAGAACCGAGAGCCTGCGGCTGTGGGTCAGCAAGGCCCAGCAGCAAGGTCTGGATGACACCTGCGCTCGGAAGGTCATCCAAGCCCAGTCTTAGTTTC contains:
- the LOC127594825 gene encoding 2,3-bisphosphoglycerate-dependent phosphoglycerate mutase-like translates to MRRVGRTFCTQARFRVVFMRHGESTWNLQNRFTGWTDVKLTPKGIQEAKDAGQKLAQNGFKFDLIYTSVLSRAIQTYNYAAEEMDCHYLPVVKDWRLNERHYGALQGLNKKETAEKHGEEQVKIWRRSFDIPPPALEPSDARCPHQDIKYRGVDPAKLPLTESLKLTIDRVLPLWEQELTQSIKAGKNLLVVAHGNSLRAIVKHLDGISDADIVELNIPTAIPLVYEFDEQLRPLKHYYLEDPEVLKEKMDSVKNQGKK
- the LOC127594826 gene encoding caltractin ICL1b-like, with translation MSSKAKPKPSTKSQVLPARERLTPQEVDELKATFDLFDEDGSGTIDPVEIQKILADLGLDRRNPIVFQMITDLQETNRQLNFEDFMNIICERLGDTKTRYGLQKLYNLYDTDQSGLIDFDKIRAVAKELGETMNDDEIREMMHHVHVLNDTESNEGFTFDEFYTVVTKKKY